The following coding sequences are from one Anguilla anguilla isolate fAngAng1 chromosome 12, fAngAng1.pri, whole genome shotgun sequence window:
- the LOC118209199 gene encoding olfactory receptor 8I2-like: MANATEIVFVLEGLSETMSNKRTYFVVTLIVYLFTILVNLILIVTIILEKTLHEPMFIFLCNLCVNGIFGASTFYPKILVDLASDVSVISYKACLSQIFLIYSYVFCEYTTLAVMAYDRYVAICKPLNYHSIITAGKVGKLLLFAWLFSISETVILVGLTVRLPLCGFKIEKIYCINWAVVKLSCVDTTANNVYGYILMFFHIAQALLIFVSYVNIVKVSVRSQEGRNKFMQTCLPHLISLTNFTIALVFDIMYARYGPTSRLQALRNFMSLEYLVVPPLLNPLIYGLKLNQIRRRIFRICSQEIHALK, encoded by the coding sequence ATGGCGAATGCAACTGAAATTGTGTTTGTTCTAGAAGGACTGAGTGAGACTATGTCAAACAAACGCACATACTTTGTTGTGACTCTTATCGTTTACCTTTTTACTATTTTAGTGAATCTGATTTTGATTGTGACAATTATTTTGGAGAAAACGCTCCATGAGCCAAtgttcatatttctgtgtaactTGTGTGTAAACGGCATATTTGGTGCCTCTACATTTTATCCCAAAATATTGGTGGACCTTGCATCTGACGTTAGTGTTATTTCGTATAAAGCTTGTTTATctcaaatttttttaatatacagcTACGTCTTCTGCGAATATACTACATTAGCAGTGATGGCTTATGACAGGTATGTCGCGATATGTAAACCGCTCAATTACCACTCCATTATCACGGCTGGGAAGGTGGGTAAATTGCTGCTATTTGCCTGGCTGTTTTCCATCTCTGAAACGGTTATTTTGGTGGGCTTGACAGTCCGACTGCCCCTCTGTGGATTCAAGATCGAAAAGATTTACTGCATAAACTGGGCAGTGGTAAAGCTGTCATGTGTGGATACCACAGCCAACAACGTATACGGATACATTCTTATGTTTTTTcacattgcacaagcattgctGATCTTTGTTTCTTATGTCAATATCGTCAAAGTATCTGTGCGATCACAGGAAGGACGGAATAAGTTCATGCAGACCTGTTTGCCCCATTTAATCTCATTGACTAACTTCACGATCGCACTCGTTTTTGACATCATGTACGCTCGTTATGGACCCACCAGCCGTCTGCAGGCTCTCCGCAATTTCATGTCCCTGGAGTACCTCGTTGTTCCACCCCTCCTAAATCCTCTCATCTATGGCCTGAAACTGAACCAGATCCGCCGGAGAATCTTCAGAATTTGCAGCCAGGAAATACATGCTCTGAAGTGA
- the LOC118210086 gene encoding putative gustatory receptor clone PTE03 → MENSSEIVFVLQGLNETRTNKHIYFVVTLLGYLFTIFVNLTLIMTIILEKMLHEPMFIFLCSLCINGLVGASSFYPKLLLDLLSDVHVISYAACMIQLFIGYSYVFCEFTMLTVMAYDRYVAICKPLNYHSIITPRTVVKLLILTWLFSLCESIIGLNLTLRLPLCGFHIEKLYCTNWPVVKLSCVDTTINNIYGYILTFSHVSQAVLILISYVNIIKASIRSPADRNKFMQTCLPHLISLTNFTITLVFDVMYDRYGSSSRLQNFRTFLALEYLVVPPLLNPLIYGLKMNQIRRRIFRIFRFRVSALK, encoded by the coding sequence ATGGAGAATTCCAGTGAAATAGTATTTGTGTTGCAAGGACTGAATGAAACAAGGACAAACAAACATATCTACTTTGTTGTGACTCTTCTCGGTTACCTTTTCACTATTTTTGTGAACTTGACTTTGATTATGACAattattttggagaaaatgCTCCATGAGCCAAtgtttatatttctgtgtaGTTTGTGTATAAATGGGTTAGTAGGGGCTTCTTCTTTTTATCCTAAATTGTTGCTCGACCTTCTATCTGACGTGCACGTCATTTCGTATGCCGCATGCATGATTCAGTTATTTATAGGCTACAGTTACGTCTTCTGCGAATTTACTATGTTAACAGTGATGGCTTATGACAGATATGTCGCAATATGCAAGCCGCTGAATTACCACTCCATCATCACGCCTCGGACGGTGGTGAAATTGTTGATTTTAACTTGGCTGTTTTCCCTCTGTGAATCAATTATTGGGTTGAACCTGACACTCAGACTCCCCCTCTGTGGATTCCACATCGAGAAGCTTTACTGCACAAACTGGCCAGTGGTAAAGCTGTCGTGCGTGGACACCACTATCAACAACATTTACGGATACATTCTGACGTTTTCTCACGTTTCACAAGCAGTGCTGATCTTGATTTCCtatgttaatattattaaagCGTCTATACGATCCCCGGCAGATCGAAATAAGTTCATGCAGACCTGTTTGCCACATTTAATCAGCCTGACCAACTTCACAATCACACTCGTTTTTGATGTAATGTACGATCGCTACGGTTCCAGCAGTCGGTTGCAGAATTTCCGCACTTTCCTGGCGCTGGAGTACCTCGTTGTTCCACCACTGCTAAATCCTCTCATTTATGGCTTGAAAATGAACCAGATCCGCCGGCGAATATTTAGAATTTTCCGCTTTAGAGTTTCCGCTTTGAAATGA
- the LOC118209197 gene encoding olfactory receptor 8I2-like yields the protein MENSTEIVFVLQGLNETKSNKHTYFVVTLLVYLSTILVNLTLIVTIILEKTLHEPMFIFLCNLCVNGIFGASTFYPKILVDLSSDVSVISYEACLAQMCVIYSYVFCEFTTLAVMAYDRYVAICKPLNYHSIITPGKVGKMLLFTWLFSITESIIGMSLVARLPLCGFNIEKIYCVNWAVIKLSCVDTTINNIYGYILMFSHISQAVLILVSYINIVKASVRSQEQRSKFMQTCLPHLITLTNFLIALVFDIMYARYGSRNRLQPLSNFLALEYLVVPPLLNPIIYGLKMNQIRRRIFRTLRPKIDALK from the coding sequence ATGGAGAATTCAACTGAAATTGTGTTTGTTCTACAAGGACTGAATGAGACGAAGtcgaacaaacacacatactttgTCGTCACTCTTCTCGTTTATCTTTCTACTATTTTAGTGAACCTGACTTTGATCGTGACCATTATTCTGGAGAAAACGCTCCATGAGCCCAtgttcatatttctgtgtaactTGTGTGTAAATGGCATATTTGGTGCCTCTACATTTTATCCTAAAATATTGGTGGACCTTTCATCTGACGTGAGTGTTATTTCGTATGAAGCGTGTCTGGCTCAAATGTGTGTAATATACAGCTACGTCTTCTGTGAATTTACTACGTTAGCAGTGATGGCTTATGACAGATATGTCGCGATATGCAAGCCGCTGAATTACCACTCAATCATCACACCTGGGAAGGTGGGGAAAATGCTGCTTTTTACCTGGCTGTTTTCCATCACTGAATCAATTATTGGAATGAGCCTGGTAGCCAGACTACCCCTCTGTGGATTCAACATCGAAAAGATTTACTGCGTAAACTGGGCAGTGATAAAGCTGTCATGTGTGGATACCACTATCAACAACATATACGGGTACATTCTCATGTTTTCTCATATTTCACAAGCAGTGCTAATCTTGGTTTCCTATATTAATATCGTAAAAGCATCGGTGCGATCGCAGGAACAACGGAGTAAATTCATGCAGACCTGTTTGCCCCACTTAATCACATTGACCAATTTCTTAATCGCACTAGTTTTTGACATAATGTACGCTCGCTATGGTTCCCGCAACCGTCTGCAGCCTCTCAGCAATTTCCTGGCCTTGGAGTACCTCGTTGTCCCGCCGCTCCTAAATCCCATTATTTATGGCTTGAAAATGAACCAGATCCGCAGGAGAATCTTTAGAACTTTACGTCCGAAAATTGATGCTCTAAAGTGA